A window from Drosophila yakuba strain Tai18E2 chromosome 3L, Prin_Dyak_Tai18E2_2.1, whole genome shotgun sequence encodes these proteins:
- the LOC26535678 gene encoding putative odorant receptor 71a isoform X2, translating into MDYDRIRPVRYLTGILKWWRLWPRKESVSRPNWTNWQGYALHVPFTWLFVVLLWVEAIRSRDIQHTADVLLICLTTTALGGKMINNWKYAHVAQCILTEWSTCDLFELRSQQEVDMWRFEHRRFSRVFMFYCLCSAGVIPFIVIQPLFDIPNQLPFWMWTPFDWRQPALFWYPFIYQAITIPVTCMCNITMDAVNWYMMLHLSLCLRMLGQRLGKLQHDDRDLRETFLELVQLHRRLKQQALGIECFISKSTFTQILVSSLIICFTIYSMQMSPVLQDLPGFAAMMNYLLAMIMQIMLPTIYGNAVIDSANMLTDSMYNSDWPDMNSRMRRLVLMFMVYLNRPVSLKAGGFFHIGLPLFTKTMNQAYSLLALLLNMNQ; encoded by the exons ATGGACTACGATCGAATTCGACCGGTGCGCTACTTGACGGGTATACTGAAGTGGTGGCGACTCTGGCCAAGGAAGGAATCGGTATCCAGGCCGAACTGGACCAACTGGCAGGGATATGCGTTGCACGTGCCATTCACCTGGTTGTTTGTGGTGCTGCTGTGGGTGGAGGCCATCAGAAGCAGGGACATACAGCATACCGCGGATGTCCTTTTGATCTGCCTAACCACAACTGCGTTGGGCGGTAAAATGATCAACAACTGGAAGTACGCCCATGTGGCCCAATGCATTCTGACCGAATGGAGCACGTGTGATCTCTTCGAGCTGAGAAGCCAACAGGAAGTGGATATGTGGCGATTCGAGCATCGACGTTTCAGCCGGGTTTTCATGTTCTATTGCCTGTGCAGTGCTGGCGTAATTCCATTCATTGTGATTCAGCCGTTGTTCGATATCCCCAATCAATTGCCCTTCTGGATGTGGACACCATTCGACTGGCGGCAGCCGGCGCTCTTTTGGTATCCATTCATCTACCAGGCCATAACCATTCCGGTTACCTGTATGTGCAACATCACCATGGACGCCGTTAACTGGTACATGATGCTGCATCTGTCCCTGTGCCTGCGAATGCTGGGCCAGCGATTGGGTAAGCTTCAGCATGATGACAGGGATCTGAGGGAGACGTTCCTGGAGCTGGTCCAACTGCACCGCAGACTCAAGCAACAGGCCTTGGGCATTGAGTGCTTTATTTCGAAGAGCACGTTCACCCAAATCCTGGTCAGCTCCCTAATCATTTGCTTCACTATTTACAGCATGCAGATG AGTCCCGTCCTGCAGGACTTGCCAGGTTTTGCAGCCATGATGAACTACTTATTGGCCATGATCATGCAAATCATGCTGCCCACCATATATGGCAACGCGGTCATCGATTCTGCAAATATGCTGACCGATTCCATGTACAATTCCGACTGGCCGGATATGAATTCCCGAATGCGTCGCCTAGTTTTGATGTTTATGGTGTACTTAAATCGACCAGTGTCCTTAAAAGCCGGTGGCTTTTTCCATATTGGTTTACCTTTGTTCACTAAG ACCATGAATCAAGCATACAGCTTGCTGGCCTTACTGCTCAACATGAACCAATAG
- the LOC26535678 gene encoding putative odorant receptor 71a isoform X1, whose product MDYDRIRPVRYLTGILKWWRLWPRKESVSRPNWTNWQGYALHVPFTWLFVVLLWVEAIRSRDIQHTADVLLICLTTTALGGKMINNWKYAHVAQCILTEWSTCDLFELRSQQEVDMWRFEHRRFSRVFMFYCLCSAGVIPFIVIQPLFDIPNQLPFWMWTPFDWRQPALFWYPFIYQAITIPVTCMCNITMDAVNWYMMLHLSLCLRMLGQRLGKLQHDDRDLRETFLELVQLHRRLKQQALGIECFISKSTFTQILVSSLIICFTIYSMQMVSVCSLGFPIGYNSVNPCLESRPAGLARFCSHDELLIGHDHANHAAHHIWQRGHRFCKYADRFHVQFRLAGYEFPNASPSFDVYGVLKSTSVLKSRWLFPYWFTFVH is encoded by the coding sequence ATGGACTACGATCGAATTCGACCGGTGCGCTACTTGACGGGTATACTGAAGTGGTGGCGACTCTGGCCAAGGAAGGAATCGGTATCCAGGCCGAACTGGACCAACTGGCAGGGATATGCGTTGCACGTGCCATTCACCTGGTTGTTTGTGGTGCTGCTGTGGGTGGAGGCCATCAGAAGCAGGGACATACAGCATACCGCGGATGTCCTTTTGATCTGCCTAACCACAACTGCGTTGGGCGGTAAAATGATCAACAACTGGAAGTACGCCCATGTGGCCCAATGCATTCTGACCGAATGGAGCACGTGTGATCTCTTCGAGCTGAGAAGCCAACAGGAAGTGGATATGTGGCGATTCGAGCATCGACGTTTCAGCCGGGTTTTCATGTTCTATTGCCTGTGCAGTGCTGGCGTAATTCCATTCATTGTGATTCAGCCGTTGTTCGATATCCCCAATCAATTGCCCTTCTGGATGTGGACACCATTCGACTGGCGGCAGCCGGCGCTCTTTTGGTATCCATTCATCTACCAGGCCATAACCATTCCGGTTACCTGTATGTGCAACATCACCATGGACGCCGTTAACTGGTACATGATGCTGCATCTGTCCCTGTGCCTGCGAATGCTGGGCCAGCGATTGGGTAAGCTTCAGCATGATGACAGGGATCTGAGGGAGACGTTCCTGGAGCTGGTCCAACTGCACCGCAGACTCAAGCAACAGGCCTTGGGCATTGAGTGCTTTATTTCGAAGAGCACGTTCACCCAAATCCTGGTCAGCTCCCTAATCATTTGCTTCACTATTTACAGCATGCAGATGGTAAGCGTCTGCAGTTTAGGCTTTCCAATCGGCTATAACTCTGTTAACCCCTGTTTAGAGTCCCGTCCTGCAGGACTTGCCAGGTTTTGCAGCCATGATGAACTACTTATTGGCCATGATCATGCAAATCATGCTGCCCACCATATATGGCAACGCGGTCATCGATTCTGCAAATATGCTGACCGATTCCATGTACAATTCCGACTGGCCGGATATGAATTCCCGAATGCGTCGCCTAGTTTTGATGTTTATGGTGTACTTAAATCGACCAGTGTCCTTAAAAGCCGGTGGCTTTTTCCATATTGGTTTACCTTTGTTCACTAA